aaaacatgtaggtctgtaatttttagaaataactcacttaaatctgaccaaacaagattctaataggcatcccgtgtattacatttttttaaaaacaaaattataaattataatataataaataattataaataattataacaaataataatataattataataaaaattattcaataatgtaatcaaatcaaaatcactgaaatttgctcagttgcagaattgtcgctgtcattacttttatttttttatgacgaatttccccacaaatcgctatcgcacaattctgcaagtgattataatttattatcgctgttttttagctgatctaaaactatttttgacataaagggacacttttggttgctatggacaatctacagtttgcagggagaaaaaaaggtttttattatataaaatgacatgcaggacactgggcagaccactagggacagggggggtgtgttttttttacatacagtactgtaatctataagattacagtatactgtgtgtatagtgtttgtttacgtttttgaatttggcgccgttctccgtccccgtgcgtcgtaacgtcgcagggaacggagatcggcgtcacacggaggcactatgtgaatcgagcgaggtcccgctcgctcacacagcgcggtggcatcgctggatccagggacaaggtaagtaaaaagtgcctgtggatctagcgaggcaagcccgagactgactcggggttaccgatagtagcaagaaaatctaaccccgtgtcagtctcgggaagaccgccagggaggttaaataaaaaaataaaaaaataaaaaaataaaatgaaaaattcctttaaatagagctgcaccagattttgaactctccagttttagtaaatcaacccctatgtgactTGTAGGTGGAGGATCAGCATGACTAATCGATCTCAGTGCTCCTCTCGGCTCATTAAAATCAATTCAGGCTGAAAATTCAGCCCAGTTGCAGTGTACACAGATATCATTAACGTTTACTGATTGACTTTACCTTTGTCTAAGGTCTCTTCATAATGACTTACAAAGTGTGCTTTTTTTCTTGCCGGCAGCTATGATGTAAACAACAATCGATTTCCCTCTACAATTGCTGAGGCCAAGTGTCTCCATACTGGATGTTTGGATGAAGAGGGTAGTGTGGACATCAACTTGAACTCGGTTCCCATCAGACAGGAGATCCTGGTCCTCCATCGGGAGATGAAAGGCTGTGTCTCCACCTTCAAGCTGGAGAAGAAGATGGTCACTGTTGGCTGCACCTGTGTCCGGCCCATGGTCCAGGAACAATAACACAGAACAAGAGTGATGTTACTGGACTCTGCTAACCCACCAGCCATAAATAATTCTCTAAACGATATTGA
The sequence above is drawn from the Rana temporaria chromosome 4, aRanTem1.1, whole genome shotgun sequence genome and encodes:
- the LOC120935610 gene encoding interleukin-17F-like, translated to MDNTRATMIQLTMLVLLLGDSLLIPIAAVDLHHLKKGGCPPVTKFPSSVKINLNINGKNAPTMSGDLRKRSISPWEYSYDVNNNRFPSTIAEAKCLHTGCLDEEGSVDINLNSVPIRQEILVLHREMKGCVSTFKLEKKMVTVGCTCVRPMVQEQ